The following proteins are encoded in a genomic region of Triticum dicoccoides isolate Atlit2015 ecotype Zavitan chromosome 1B, WEW_v2.0, whole genome shotgun sequence:
- the LOC119305020 gene encoding kiwellin-1-like: protein MATRPVSYALLVLTTLPLALATSFPHRALLQTCQPSGTIAGESGSCSTENDSECCEDGRRYRTFACSPRVTGRTRASLTLNSFADGGDGGGKSECDERFHPDSQMVVALSTGWFAGGGRCGKRVVIRAANGRTATATVVDECDSKHGCDEEHNFEPPCANNIVDGSPAVWKALGLDTDDGVVPVTWSDA, encoded by the coding sequence ATGGCTACTCGTCCCGTGTCCTACGCCCTCCTCGTGCTCACGACCCTTCCCCTAGCCCTCGCCACCAGCTTCCCACACCGCGCTCTACTCCAGACATGCCAGCCAAGCGGCACCATCGCCGGCGAGTCCGGCAGCTGCAGCACGGAGAACGACTCCGAGTGCTGCGAAGACGGGCGGCGCTATAGAACGTTCGCGTGCTCCCCGCGCGTCACGGGAAGGACCCGCGCCTCGCTCACGCTCAACAGCTTCGCcgacggcggggacggcggcggGAAGTCCGAGTGCGACGAGAGGTTCCACCCAGACTCCCAGATGGTCGTCGCACTGTCGACCGGGTGGTTCGCCGGCGGGGGACGGTGCGGGAAGCGCGTCGTGATCCGGGCCGCCAACGGGAGGACCGCCACGGCCACGGTGGTGGACGAGTGCGACTCGAAGCATGGCTGCGACGAGGAGCACAACTTCGAGCCCCCGTGCGCGAACAACATCGTCGACGGGTCGCCGGCCGTGTGGAAGGCGCTCGGGCTCGACACGGACGATGGGGTGGTGCCGGTCACGTGGTCCGACGCGTGA